Proteins found in one Zea mays cultivar B73 chromosome 1, Zm-B73-REFERENCE-NAM-5.0, whole genome shotgun sequence genomic segment:
- the LOC100192098 gene encoding Hydroxyproline O-galactosyltransferase GALT6 codes for MRRPSGAGAPCRSRAIQVLVAVSFAYALAVLLLESPFVSTSLLGAGASAAASRKLHLAGAWEGVRRAVPARPAKHPHRETLSSDAGRGRARRLAGIVSGLELCHLNSTRSGSLRKVAAEAAESGARVFSDLEALATALASSRDSSGEEEKSKCPHSIVLSGDEFRERGRAVELPCGLTLGSYITVVATPHEAHPERDPKITLLREGEEPIMVSQFMMELQGLKTVDGEDPPRILHFNPRLRGDWSGKPVIEQNTCYRMQWGTPLRCEGWRSRADEETVDGLVKCEKWIRDDEGRSEESKTSWWLNRLIGRTKTVSVDWSYPFVEDRLFVLTLTAGFEGYHVNVDGRHVTSFPYRTGFVLEDATGLSLDGDLDVQSVFAGTLPTTHPSFSPQKHLEMLPSWQAPPLPDEPVEIFIGILSAGNHFAERMAVRKTWMSAAQKLPNVVARFFVALHGRNEINAELKKEAEFFGDIVIVPFMDSYDLVVLKTIAICEYGVHVVYARYIMKCDDDTFVRLDSVIAEVKKIQNGESLYIGNMNYRHKPLRDGKWAVTYEEWPEEDYPIYANGPGYVISSDIADSILSEFLNLKLRLFKMEDVSMGMWVERFNSTRLVKYVHSVKFCQFGCIDDYYTAHYQSPRQMLCLWDKLQAGKAQCCNMR; via the exons ATGCGAAGGCCGTCGGGGGCCGGCGCGCCGTGCCGCAGCCGCGCGATCCAGGTGCTCGTGGCGGTCTCCTTCGCCTACGCGCTCGCCGTGCTGCTCCTCGAGTCGCCGTTCGTGTCCACGTCCCTGCTCGGGGCGGGGGCGTCCGCCGCGGCTTCgcggaagctccacctcgccggcGCGTGGGAGGGCGTGAGGCGCGCCGTGCCGGCGCGCCCCGCCAAACACCCGCACAGGGAGACCCTCTCGTCGGACGCGGGGCGAGGACGGGCGCGCCGGTTGGCAGGGATCGTCTCTGGCCTCGAGCTCTGCCACCTCAACTCCACCCGCTCCGGCTCGCTACGCAAGGTCGCCGCCGAGGCTGCCGAGTCAGGGGCCCGCGTGTTCTCCGACCTGGAGGCTCTAGCGACGGCCCTGGCGTCCTCGCGTGATTCGTCAGGGGAGGAAGAGAAGAGCAAGTGCCCTCACTCGATCGTCCTCAGCGGCGACGAGTTCCGGGAGAGGGGGCGGGCGGTGGAGCTGCCGTGCGGCCTGACGCTGGGTTCGTATATCACGGTCGTCGCGACACCGCACGAGGCGCACCCTGAGCGGGATCCTAAGATCACGCTGCTCAGGGAGGGTGAAGAGCCGATCATGGTGTCGCAGTTCATGATGGAGCTGCAGGGGCTCAAGACGGTGGACGGCGAGGATCCGCCCAGGATTCTCCACTTCAACCCGCGCCTCCGCGGCGACTGGAGCGGCAAGCCGGTGATCGAGCAGAACACCTGCTATCGCATGCAGTGGGGCACTCCGCTCCGCTGCGAAGGCTGGAGGTCACGTGCCGACGAGGAGACTG TGGATGGGTTGGTGAAGTGTGAGAAGTGGATTCGGGATGATGAAGGGCGGTCGGAGGAGTCAAAAACGTCATGGTGGCTGAACCGGCTTATTGGCCGCACAAAGACAGTCTCCGTTGATTGGTCATACCCATTCGTCGAGGACCGCCTGTTTGTTCTCACTCTCACTGCTGGGTTCGAGGGTTACCATGTGAATGTTGATGGACGGCATGTGACATCATTTCCATACCGCACT GGATTTGTTCTTGAGGATGCTACTGGCTTATCATTGGATGGGGACCTTGATGTGCAATCAGTGTTTGCGGGGACTCTGCCCACCACACATCCTAGCTTTTCTCCACAGAAACACCTAGAGATGTTACCCAGTTGGCAGGCTCCTCCCCTTCCAGACGAACCAGTTGAGATTTTCATCGGTATCCTGTCAGCAGGCAACCATTTTGCTGAGCGAATGGCTGTGAGAAAGACATGGATGTCTGCTGCTCAGAAGTTGCCGAATGTTGTGGCCCGGTTTTTTGTTGCCCTG CATGGCAGGAACGAGATTAATGCAGAGCTGAAAAAGGAGGCTGAGTTTTTCGGGGACATTGTTATTGTGCCATTCATGGATAGCTATGATTTGGTTGTTCTCAAGACAATTGCCATATGCGAGTATGGG GTCCATGTTGTATATGCTAGATACATAATGAAGTGTGATGATGATACTTTTGTTAGACTTGATTCAGTAATTGCTGAAGTGAAGAAAATCCAGAACGGTGAAAGTCTCTATATAGGGAACATGAATTATCGTCATAAGCCATTGCGTGATGGTAAATGGGCTGTTACTTATGAG GAATGGCCAGAAGAGGATTATCCCATCTATGCAAATGGTCCTGGATATGTTATATCCTCTGATATTGCAGACTCCATTCTATCAGAATTTTTAAACCTTAAATTAAGG CTTTTCAAAATGGAGGATGTCAGCATGGGCATGTGGGTCGAGCGGTTCAACAGCACCAGACTTGTTAAATACGTCCACAGCGTCAAATTTTGTCAATTTGGATGCATAGATGATTATTACACTGCACACTACCAATCACCGAGGCAGATGTTGTGTTTGTGGGACAAGCTGCAGGCTGGAAAAGCTCAATGTTGCAATATGAGATAG